A region from the Hypericibacter adhaerens genome encodes:
- a CDS encoding TetR/AcrR family transcriptional regulator, whose amino-acid sequence MAVSETQSPTQKPKVTARDRIMDLAEVAVLQKGFGATSIDELVAGAGITKSGFFYHFKDKTDLAKALLERYLERDRTILDDVFGRARELHEDPLHSFLIALKLFAEMLGNLPEVHPGCMAASICYQNQLFNREIRDLNAEGLLAWRSRFRGHLDEIAALYPPRFEIDLDATADMLTTLVEGAIVLSRALADKNILPQQVLLYRAFIQSAFLPNAA is encoded by the coding sequence ATGGCTGTCTCCGAGACCCAGAGCCCGACCCAGAAGCCCAAGGTCACTGCCCGCGACCGGATCATGGATCTGGCCGAAGTGGCCGTGCTGCAGAAGGGTTTCGGCGCCACCTCGATCGACGAGCTGGTGGCGGGCGCCGGCATCACCAAGAGCGGCTTCTTCTATCATTTCAAGGACAAGACCGATCTCGCCAAGGCGCTGCTCGAGCGCTACCTGGAGCGCGACCGCACCATCCTGGACGATGTCTTCGGGCGGGCGCGGGAGCTGCACGAGGATCCGCTCCACAGCTTCCTGATCGCCCTCAAGCTCTTCGCCGAGATGCTGGGCAATCTGCCCGAGGTGCATCCGGGCTGCATGGCGGCCTCGATCTGCTATCAGAATCAGCTCTTCAATCGGGAAATCCGGGATCTCAACGCCGAGGGGCTGCTGGCCTGGCGCAGCCGCTTCCGCGGCCATCTCGACGAGATCGCGGCGCTCTATCCGCCGCGCTTCGAGATCGATCTGGATGCAACGGCCGACATGCTGACCACCCTGGTCGAAGGGGCGATCGTCCTGTCGCGCGCGCTCGCGGACAAGAACATCCTGCCGCAGCAGGTGCTGCTCTACCGCGCCTTCATCCAGTCGGCCTTCCTCCCGAACGCGGCCTGA
- a CDS encoding 4'-phosphopantetheinyl transferase family protein translates to MVGGAVSVAVVTPGTRTAEILLSRWVTREDQAHARRYRRPEAQARSLLAHAALRALLARQTARRRWVFRFDSTGKLRAMPTVGAAAAEVSLSHSKDMVACAVSHGGAIGIDIEAHRPRAYDAIARYGFGPGEQAQVARHGPAAFYRIWTLREAMGKATGEGLALAADGRDHIDAQPEQGCWTASHPAGSWGFAHYVLEPGYSLALAAPDTGNRWRSDRIEWIDLSAQSRSSGHLLSG, encoded by the coding sequence ATGGTGGGAGGCGCCGTCTCGGTTGCCGTGGTGACACCGGGAACCCGCACCGCTGAAATCCTGCTATCCCGCTGGGTTACCAGGGAAGACCAAGCGCATGCGCGGCGCTATCGCCGGCCGGAAGCGCAGGCACGGTCGCTCCTGGCCCATGCCGCGCTCCGGGCGCTGCTCGCCCGGCAAACCGCGCGACGCCGCTGGGTTTTCCGCTTCGATTCTACGGGCAAATTGCGGGCGATGCCGACGGTCGGCGCGGCGGCCGCGGAGGTTTCGCTCAGCCACAGCAAAGACATGGTCGCCTGCGCCGTCAGCCATGGGGGAGCGATCGGCATCGATATCGAGGCGCATCGGCCACGCGCTTACGACGCCATTGCGCGCTACGGCTTCGGCCCCGGCGAGCAGGCGCAGGTCGCCCGCCATGGACCTGCCGCCTTCTATCGCATCTGGACCCTGCGCGAGGCGATGGGAAAGGCGACAGGCGAAGGCCTCGCCCTGGCGGCCGACGGACGCGACCATATCGACGCGCAACCGGAACAGGGATGCTGGACCGCGTCCCATCCGGCCGGAAGCTGGGGCTTCGCCCATTACGTGCTGGAGCCCGGCTACAGCCTGGCGCTGGCGGCGCCCGATACCGGCAACCGGTGGCGATCCGACCGGATCGAATGGATCGATCTTTCGGCGCAAAGCCGTTCGTCGGGCCACCTGCTTTCGGGTTGA
- a CDS encoding copper resistance CopC/CopD family protein codes for MPSSARPLMPRLLALLTLIALLLGSSPAWAHAFLLSSSPGAESSLDRSPGSIELTFNEPIQLLALKLLGTYSEDLSPATVPTVTEGRVVWMLPQPLPTGRYLVSWRAGSLDGHVVAGSFSFAIGEAASPPPADSGLAIEIWRWPDFTAHVLARILVLLAAGGALFRLLLQPPEALIPALRARERHLACLGFLVTGLLIGIDGAMRAGLPLSGLLERSAWKAAFAAPGMQLNEISLLALLTLAAVRDRPRPFLALQGLAALLALAGFGSSGHALAVLPPVQGQALMILHGLAAALWIGAFDPLRRAFARETGPVTAALFHRFQRLGLVAVGAVAASGATLAWLLLPRWSDLWESPYGWRLSAKLLAVLAMLVIAGLNRLWLTSAALKNPDRLKHRLLWVLRLDLLVALIAVLLAVGLSLGPPPARSLVLDLSDANYRITLTLTPGRAGDNDAEIRIADRDGKPVDPQQVELRVEAPAAGIEPSAHEARPLAPGLYRVERLPLWAATGWKLRLHLMIDDFTMVMRDSEVTLAR; via the coding sequence ATGCCCTCGTCCGCTCGGCCGCTCATGCCGCGCCTGCTCGCTCTCCTCACGCTGATCGCCCTGCTGCTGGGAAGCAGCCCGGCTTGGGCCCATGCCTTCCTGCTCTCCAGCTCGCCGGGCGCCGAATCGTCGCTCGACAGATCGCCGGGCTCGATCGAGCTCACTTTCAACGAGCCGATCCAGCTTCTGGCGCTCAAGCTGCTGGGCACATACAGCGAGGATCTGTCGCCCGCCACGGTCCCCACCGTGACCGAAGGCCGCGTGGTCTGGATGCTGCCGCAACCGCTGCCGACCGGACGCTATCTGGTGAGCTGGCGCGCGGGCTCGCTCGACGGCCATGTGGTCGCCGGCAGCTTCAGCTTCGCCATCGGAGAAGCAGCTTCGCCGCCACCCGCCGATAGCGGCCTTGCGATCGAGATCTGGCGCTGGCCCGATTTTACGGCCCATGTCCTGGCGCGAATCCTCGTGCTGCTCGCTGCCGGCGGTGCGCTCTTCCGTCTGTTGCTGCAGCCGCCGGAAGCGCTCATCCCCGCGCTCCGCGCACGGGAGCGGCACCTGGCTTGCCTGGGCTTTCTCGTGACCGGCCTCTTGATCGGCATCGACGGTGCGATGCGCGCGGGATTGCCCTTGAGCGGGCTCCTCGAACGGAGCGCCTGGAAAGCCGCGTTCGCAGCGCCCGGCATGCAACTCAACGAGATTTCACTGCTGGCGCTGCTGACCCTGGCGGCCGTGAGGGATCGGCCGCGACCCTTCCTGGCGCTGCAGGGTCTGGCCGCCCTCCTCGCGCTCGCCGGCTTCGGCAGCAGCGGCCATGCGCTGGCCGTCCTGCCGCCGGTGCAGGGTCAGGCCCTGATGATTCTCCATGGGCTGGCGGCCGCCCTCTGGATCGGCGCCTTCGATCCGCTGCGCCGGGCCTTCGCGCGAGAGACGGGCCCCGTCACGGCGGCGTTGTTCCACCGGTTCCAGCGCCTGGGTCTCGTCGCCGTCGGCGCCGTCGCCGCCAGCGGCGCAACCCTGGCCTGGCTCCTGCTGCCGCGATGGTCGGATCTCTGGGAAAGCCCCTATGGCTGGCGGCTCTCGGCCAAGCTGCTGGCGGTGCTGGCGATGCTCGTCATTGCCGGCCTCAACCGCCTCTGGCTGACCTCGGCGGCGCTGAAAAACCCCGACAGGCTGAAGCACCGGCTTCTCTGGGTGCTGCGGCTCGATCTGCTGGTGGCGCTGATCGCCGTTCTGCTGGCGGTCGGCCTGTCGCTGGGGCCGCCGCCGGCCCGGTCCCTCGTTCTCGACCTCTCCGACGCGAACTACAGGATCACGCTCACCCTGACCCCGGGCCGGGCCGGCGACAACGACGCCGAGATCCGCATCGCCGATCGCGATGGCAAGCCCGTCGACCCCCAGCAGGTGGAGCTCCGCGTCGAAGCGCCCGCGGCCGGCATCGAGCCTTCGGCGCATGAAGCCCGGCCCCTCGCGCCCGGCCTCTATCGGGTCGAGCGGCTGCCGCTCTGGGCCGCGACGGGCTGGAAGCTGCGCCTCCACCTCATGATCGACGATTTCACCATGGTCATGCGCGACAGCGAGGTGACGCTGGCGCGCTGA
- a CDS encoding alpha/beta fold hydrolase, translating to MAVDSTVEVAGTGDPVILVHGLGGTGNVWVPQVGILSRFFTTVRQDLAGSGRAKTHGPVTTQTLVEDILATMSELKIEAAHFVGHSYGTVLCQHLAAKHPGKVRSLSLFGPIRAPADPARQALKDRAAKARAEGLTAIADITVQMGTSASTKAHRPEVAGFIRELVMRQDPEGYAQTCEAVAGTQAADLSGLRCPAVVVTGDEDATSPPAVAKTVADALAGSKFHVLGRCGHWTPLERAEAVSEAVFNLLYARAS from the coding sequence ATGGCAGTCGACAGCACGGTTGAAGTCGCGGGCACCGGCGATCCGGTCATCCTGGTCCATGGTCTGGGCGGCACGGGGAACGTCTGGGTGCCGCAAGTCGGCATCCTCAGCCGGTTCTTCACCACCGTGCGGCAGGACCTGGCGGGCTCGGGGCGTGCCAAGACCCATGGACCGGTCACGACCCAGACCCTGGTCGAGGACATCCTGGCGACGATGAGCGAGCTCAAGATCGAAGCCGCCCATTTCGTCGGCCATTCCTACGGCACCGTGCTGTGCCAGCATCTGGCGGCGAAGCATCCCGGCAAGGTGCGCAGCCTCTCCCTGTTCGGTCCCATCAGGGCGCCGGCCGATCCGGCGCGCCAGGCGCTGAAGGACCGCGCCGCGAAGGCGCGGGCCGAGGGCCTGACGGCGATCGCCGACATCACGGTGCAGATGGGGACCTCGGCCTCCACCAAGGCCCATCGTCCCGAGGTGGCGGGCTTCATCCGCGAGCTGGTGATGCGCCAGGATCCGGAAGGCTATGCCCAGACCTGCGAGGCGGTGGCCGGCACCCAGGCGGCCGACCTGTCGGGCCTTCGCTGCCCTGCGGTCGTCGTCACGGGCGACGAGGATGCCACCTCGCCGCCGGCCGTCGCCAAGACGGTCGCCGACGCGCTCGCCGGCTCGAAGTTCCATGTGCTGGGACGTTGCGGCCATTGGACGCCGCTCGAGCGCGCCGAAGCGGTCAGCGAGGCGGTCTTCAACCTGCTCTACGCCCGAGCCAGTTGA
- a CDS encoding alpha/beta hydrolase, producing the protein MPEVTEAIYRGYDQGALDAQYNNRARFPNYREHFQSWQHWSEVTRAGTRAIIDVPFGPTPEEKIDIFPADQKGAPIYVFIHGGYWYSLDKSDYSYIADGMKPHGFTTVVNNFILAPHGNMDEIVRQNRAALAWLWQHAPEFGGDRNRIYVAGHSAGGHLAAMLLATDWPSFAPGLPAKVVAGACAIGGIFDLEPIRLSFLNKTLHLTANQVQAHSPLRLRYPVKAPLLLVVAKDESDEFHRQSEDMKGFYQRLGQSADLVVPQGLDHFDVVNQLRDPACSLIDLQLSHIRRSFGG; encoded by the coding sequence GTGCCGGAAGTGACCGAGGCCATCTATCGGGGCTATGACCAGGGCGCTCTCGACGCGCAGTACAACAACCGTGCGCGCTTCCCGAACTATCGCGAGCATTTCCAGTCCTGGCAGCATTGGAGCGAGGTGACGCGGGCGGGAACCCGCGCCATCATCGACGTGCCCTTCGGGCCCACGCCGGAGGAGAAGATCGACATCTTCCCGGCCGACCAGAAGGGCGCGCCGATCTATGTCTTCATCCATGGCGGCTACTGGTATTCGCTCGACAAGTCCGACTATAGCTATATCGCCGACGGGATGAAGCCGCACGGCTTCACCACGGTGGTGAACAACTTCATCCTGGCGCCGCACGGCAACATGGACGAGATCGTGCGCCAGAACCGGGCGGCGCTCGCCTGGCTCTGGCAGCATGCGCCGGAGTTCGGCGGCGACCGCAACCGCATCTATGTCGCGGGTCATTCCGCGGGCGGACATCTGGCGGCGATGCTGCTGGCGACCGACTGGCCGTCCTTCGCACCGGGCCTGCCGGCGAAGGTGGTGGCGGGTGCCTGTGCGATCGGCGGGATCTTCGATCTCGAGCCGATCCGGCTCTCATTCCTGAACAAGACGCTGCACCTGACGGCAAACCAGGTCCAGGCTCACAGCCCGCTGCGCCTGCGCTATCCGGTCAAGGCGCCGCTCCTATTGGTGGTGGCCAAGGACGAATCCGACGAGTTCCATCGGCAGTCGGAGGACATGAAGGGGTTCTATCAACGGCTGGGGCAGTCGGCCGACCTGGTCGTCCCGCAAGGGCTCGATCATTTCGACGTGGTCAACCAACTCCGCGATCCGGCCTGCAGCCTGATCGATCTGCAGCTCAGCCATATCCGGCGCAGCTTCGGCGGGTGA
- a CDS encoding C-terminal binding protein gives MTKILLTDYAWPDPEVERSVIEGAGFTLVAGPAKALPPAEIVALAKEHRPAAIMTCWAEVTAPAINACPDLKIVARIGVGLDNIDRAAAAARGAVVTNVPDYCVEEVSDHAVGMLLAWARGLVAFDREVKGGTWDAAGAKLRRVRELTVGIAGFGRIGRRTLAKLQPFGSRLLAFDKYPPAGGFPEGVTGVDRDRLLAESDVVILHLPLSPETRNFIDAAALKRMKPGSLLVNVSRGGLVDNDALLQALETGPLSAAALDVVEGEPNPPRALIGHPKVIATPHIAFSSTASVLELRRRSSEEVVRVLRGEKPHHPCPPP, from the coding sequence ATGACCAAGATCCTGCTCACCGACTACGCCTGGCCCGATCCCGAGGTCGAGCGCAGCGTCATCGAAGGCGCGGGCTTCACGCTGGTCGCAGGCCCTGCCAAGGCCTTGCCGCCGGCCGAGATCGTGGCGCTCGCCAAAGAGCATCGCCCGGCCGCGATCATGACCTGCTGGGCCGAGGTCACGGCGCCGGCGATCAATGCCTGCCCCGATCTCAAGATCGTGGCGCGCATCGGCGTCGGGCTCGACAATATCGACCGGGCCGCCGCGGCGGCCCGCGGCGCCGTCGTCACCAACGTGCCGGACTATTGCGTCGAGGAGGTGTCGGACCACGCGGTCGGCATGCTGCTGGCCTGGGCGCGTGGGCTGGTCGCCTTCGACCGCGAGGTCAAGGGCGGAACCTGGGACGCCGCCGGCGCCAAGCTGCGGCGCGTGCGCGAGCTGACCGTGGGCATCGCCGGTTTCGGGCGCATCGGCCGGCGCACCCTGGCCAAGCTGCAGCCCTTCGGCTCCCGCCTGCTGGCCTTCGACAAATATCCGCCCGCCGGCGGCTTTCCGGAGGGCGTAACCGGTGTCGATCGCGACCGGCTGCTGGCCGAGAGCGACGTCGTCATCCTGCATCTGCCGCTCAGTCCCGAGACGCGGAACTTCATCGACGCGGCGGCGCTGAAACGGATGAAGCCCGGCAGCCTGCTCGTTAATGTCAGCCGTGGCGGCCTCGTCGACAATGACGCGTTGCTGCAGGCGCTGGAGACAGGCCCTCTGTCCGCGGCCGCGCTCGATGTGGTCGAGGGCGAGCCCAACCCGCCGCGCGCCCTGATCGGCCATCCGAAGGTGATCGCCACGCCGCATATCGCCTTCTCCTCCACCGCCTCGGTGCTGGAGCTGCGGCGGCGGTCGTCCGAGGAGGTGGTACGGGTGCTGCGCGGCGAGAAGCCCCATCACCCTTGCCCGCCGCCATGA
- a CDS encoding amidohydrolase family protein, whose protein sequence is MKPQLFTNVRIFDGEGTAPFPGEVLIEGNRIKTVAKGGGLARDGAEVVDGGGNTLMPGMTEAHSHITFTNIGKLKELGEIPQEEHLLLGLEFAKLLLDSGFTSLYSAASAKLRTEVVIRNAINAGRFPGPRLRAASPEITSTGGLGDERQDHMYHTGIELIADGADAVRTTVRHCIREGVDTIKINISGDNFVKRKFGRECSYTDAEVQAAAEEAHARGVYLACHARANGAVKLALKHHFRVIYHCDFIEGETYDLLEEQKNDVFLAPAIGIIYTTAYEAEPWGINKAVADHMEMYTMLENCSKTYGELRKRGMRILPGGDYGFAWNPLGTNARDLEHFVNIIGFTPAEALSAATKLGGQIMDIPDLGLIKDGYLADLLLVRGNPTENVKILQDRDNLIMIMKDGAYHKRPGAAAETTQKAKQVVSVWE, encoded by the coding sequence ATGAAACCGCAGCTTTTCACGAACGTAAGGATCTTCGACGGCGAGGGGACCGCGCCCTTCCCGGGCGAGGTGCTGATCGAGGGCAACCGGATCAAGACCGTGGCGAAAGGCGGCGGTCTCGCGCGCGACGGCGCGGAGGTCGTCGATGGCGGCGGCAACACGCTGATGCCGGGCATGACCGAGGCCCACTCGCACATCACCTTCACCAATATCGGCAAGCTCAAGGAGCTGGGCGAGATCCCGCAGGAGGAGCATCTGCTGCTCGGGCTCGAGTTCGCCAAGCTGCTGCTCGATTCCGGCTTCACCAGCCTCTACTCGGCCGCCTCGGCCAAGCTCCGGACCGAGGTGGTGATCCGCAACGCCATCAATGCCGGCCGCTTCCCGGGGCCGCGCCTGCGCGCCGCCTCGCCCGAGATCACCTCGACCGGCGGTCTCGGCGACGAACGCCAGGATCACATGTATCACACCGGCATCGAGCTGATCGCGGACGGCGCCGATGCCGTGCGCACGACCGTGCGCCATTGCATCCGCGAAGGCGTCGACACGATCAAGATCAACATCTCCGGCGACAATTTCGTGAAGCGGAAGTTCGGGCGCGAATGCTCCTATACCGACGCCGAGGTCCAGGCGGCGGCCGAGGAGGCGCATGCGCGCGGCGTTTACCTCGCCTGCCATGCCCGCGCCAACGGCGCGGTGAAGCTGGCGCTGAAGCATCATTTCCGCGTCATCTATCACTGCGATTTCATCGAGGGAGAGACCTACGATCTGCTGGAGGAGCAGAAGAACGACGTCTTCCTCGCGCCGGCGATCGGGATCATCTACACCACCGCCTATGAGGCGGAGCCGTGGGGCATCAACAAGGCGGTCGCCGACCACATGGAGATGTACACCATGCTGGAGAACTGCTCGAAGACCTACGGCGAGCTGCGCAAGCGCGGCATGCGGATCCTGCCGGGCGGCGATTACGGCTTCGCCTGGAATCCGCTCGGCACCAACGCCCGCGATCTCGAGCATTTCGTCAACATCATCGGCTTCACGCCGGCCGAGGCGCTGAGCGCCGCCACCAAGCTGGGCGGCCAGATCATGGACATCCCGGATCTGGGCCTGATCAAGGACGGCTACCTCGCCGACCTGCTGCTGGTCCGCGGCAATCCGACCGAGAACGTCAAGATCCTGCAGGATCGCGACAACCTGATCATGATCATGAAGGACGGCGCCTATCACAAGCGTCCGGGCGCCGCCGCTGAGACAACCCAGAAGGCCAAGCAGGTCGTCTCGGTCTGGGAGTGA
- a CDS encoding YcnI family copper-binding membrane protein: MRMSRLVAAAGLAAGLAVSMAVPALAHITFADPNAPSNGFYRAVLRVPHGCDGSATTAIRIQIPEGFIVAQPMPKPSWQVTVTEGSYGRSYKYEDTTISRGVKEIAWAGGNLPDNFYDEFVFRVRVTDIAPGTKVYFPVVQECGSKTEHWIEIPAEGKSDDDYEYPAPGLTIGAPAGDDD, encoded by the coding sequence ATGCGTATGTCCCGATTGGTCGCTGCGGCCGGCCTCGCCGCCGGCCTGGCCGTCAGCATGGCGGTCCCCGCCCTCGCCCATATCACCTTCGCGGATCCGAACGCGCCTTCCAACGGCTTCTACAGGGCGGTGCTGCGCGTGCCGCACGGCTGCGACGGCAGCGCCACCACCGCCATCCGGATCCAGATTCCCGAAGGTTTCATCGTCGCCCAGCCCATGCCCAAGCCGAGCTGGCAGGTGACGGTGACCGAGGGCAGCTACGGCAGGAGCTACAAATACGAAGACACGACCATCAGCAGGGGCGTCAAGGAGATCGCCTGGGCCGGCGGCAACCTGCCGGACAATTTCTATGACGAGTTCGTGTTCCGCGTTCGCGTGACCGACATCGCGCCCGGCACCAAAGTCTATTTCCCCGTGGTGCAGGAATGCGGCTCCAAGACCGAGCATTGGATCGAGATCCCGGCCGAAGGCAAGTCGGACGACGACTACGAATACCCGGCGCCCGGCCTCACCATCGGCGCGCCGGCCGGCGACGACGACTGA
- a CDS encoding DUF1636 family protein: MRERLRALIAGSPIATGLQLLMVECVGSCPRPCAVAFDAPGKWRLRFGGLTPRHAEDVVEALRLYKESESGNLSDAALPYGLRGHVSARSPTFACPKTLPSTGVPTPFSGGVAPSLSPVPK; this comes from the coding sequence TTGCGCGAGAGGCTGCGCGCGCTCATCGCCGGCAGTCCCATCGCCACCGGCCTTCAGCTCCTCATGGTCGAATGCGTCGGCAGCTGCCCGCGTCCCTGCGCCGTGGCCTTCGACGCGCCCGGCAAATGGCGGCTTCGTTTCGGCGGCCTGACGCCGCGTCATGCGGAGGACGTCGTCGAGGCGTTGCGCCTCTATAAGGAATCCGAAAGCGGCAACCTGTCCGACGCGGCCTTGCCGTACGGGTTGCGCGGCCATGTCTCGGCGCGCTCGCCGACCTTCGCCTGTCCCAAGACCCTGCCGTCGACCGGCGTGCCGACGCCCTTCTCGGGCGGCGTCGCACCGTCCTTGAGTCCCGTGCCCAAGTAA
- a CDS encoding tetratricopeptide repeat protein, with amino-acid sequence MTRKDKWGNPVSHGSTDAVARLERATELLACYQADPVAELDTAIAEHPDLVMAHAIRGGIMATTSDKAFDGELAKDLQAAEALARQANDRERGHIAALKAWHGGDYEKATELWGRIAMAYPRDLAAVQFAHLGDFYLGYSAMLRDRIARVLPHWDASVPGRGYVLSMHAFGLEETGDYAHAEETGRAAIALNGKDGWGVHAVAHVLEMQGRAAEGAAFLGDSAEVWAPNSLFSFHNFWHQALFHLDGGDTKAALKLFDEKISAGNFGQALELVDGSALLWRLSVLGHDVGHRWKDQADKWETRIEDRYYAFNDMHAMMAFVGADRPASRKALLASVEKAATASQGTNAMMTREVGLPAVKGIEAFGRGDYRAALDLMLPLRGKASRFGGSHAQRDVFSWTLTEAAIRAGDRALAETLAAERLALKPDSPLNRAWRARAEAVAAPKAA; translated from the coding sequence ATGACGCGCAAGGACAAATGGGGCAATCCCGTTTCGCATGGTTCAACCGACGCGGTGGCCCGCCTCGAACGCGCCACCGAGCTGCTGGCCTGCTACCAGGCCGATCCGGTCGCCGAGCTGGACACGGCGATCGCCGAGCATCCCGATCTCGTCATGGCCCACGCCATCCGCGGCGGCATCATGGCGACCACCTCCGACAAGGCTTTCGACGGCGAGCTCGCCAAGGATCTGCAGGCGGCGGAAGCACTGGCGCGCCAAGCCAATGATCGCGAGCGCGGCCATATCGCGGCACTGAAGGCCTGGCATGGCGGCGATTACGAGAAAGCGACCGAGCTCTGGGGCCGTATCGCCATGGCCTATCCGCGCGACCTCGCCGCGGTCCAGTTCGCCCATCTCGGCGATTTCTATCTGGGCTATTCCGCGATGCTGCGCGACCGCATTGCGCGAGTGCTGCCGCATTGGGACGCCTCGGTTCCCGGCCGCGGCTATGTGCTCAGCATGCATGCCTTCGGCCTCGAGGAGACGGGCGACTATGCCCATGCCGAGGAGACCGGCCGCGCCGCCATCGCGCTCAACGGCAAGGATGGCTGGGGGGTGCATGCGGTCGCCCATGTGCTGGAGATGCAGGGCCGCGCCGCCGAAGGCGCCGCCTTCCTCGGCGACAGCGCCGAGGTCTGGGCGCCGAACAGCCTCTTCTCCTTCCATAATTTCTGGCATCAGGCGCTGTTCCATCTCGACGGCGGCGATACTAAGGCCGCGCTCAAGCTTTTCGACGAGAAGATCTCGGCCGGCAATTTCGGCCAGGCGCTCGAGCTGGTCGACGGGTCGGCCCTGCTCTGGCGGCTCTCGGTGCTGGGCCACGATGTCGGCCATCGCTGGAAGGATCAGGCCGACAAGTGGGAGACCCGGATCGAGGACCGTTACTACGCCTTCAACGACATGCACGCCATGATGGCCTTCGTCGGCGCGGACCGGCCCGCGTCGCGCAAGGCGCTGCTGGCCTCGGTCGAGAAGGCGGCCACGGCCAGCCAGGGCACCAATGCGATGATGACGCGGGAAGTGGGATTGCCGGCAGTCAAAGGCATCGAGGCCTTCGGCCGCGGCGATTATCGGGCGGCGCTCGACCTGATGCTGCCGCTCCGAGGCAAGGCCAGCCGCTTCGGCGGCAGCCACGCGCAGCGCGATGTCTTCTCCTGGACGCTGACCGAGGCGGCGATCCGCGCGGGCGACCGCGCGCTGGCCGAAACGCTCGCGGCCGAGCGGCTGGCGCTCAAGCCCGACAGCCCGCTCAACCGCGCCTGGCGCGCCCGCGCCGAGGCCGTGGCGGCGCCGAAAGCAGCCTGA
- a CDS encoding LacI family DNA-binding transcriptional regulator, producing MAVTRKTGEVTIKDIAASLGIAHSTVSRALNDHPHVNPETKARVRRAAQALGYAVNSGARMMRSGASRLVGLIVPDVQNEFYNAAAKIMADYCAGEGYQLVLAVSEDDPEKELQQVQALREARVAGVLVAATASPRRDTIQMLKQLPTVQFLRRHPGIAGHSVRADDVLGIQKATAHLIGLGHRRIGYVGVTEELSTGRARADGYRNAFLEARLKPNAGLMRLGAPRPEFGREALIELLGLANPPTAIVVASPRLMLGVLEGVNRLQLSIPEDLSLVAYSDLDWYRVWQPAITAVALPVADMAATAALFLFRQIQQRSTEGAGSSTPFEPILNPRGSSAALPATLKPVKSARR from the coding sequence ATGGCCGTTACGCGGAAAACCGGAGAGGTCACGATCAAGGACATTGCCGCATCGCTCGGCATTGCCCATTCCACGGTCTCGCGGGCGCTCAACGATCATCCGCATGTCAATCCGGAAACCAAGGCCAGGGTCCGGCGCGCCGCGCAGGCGCTGGGCTACGCCGTCAATTCGGGCGCGCGGATGATGCGTTCCGGCGCCAGCCGACTGGTCGGGCTCATCGTGCCCGACGTGCAGAACGAGTTCTACAACGCGGCCGCCAAGATCATGGCGGACTACTGCGCCGGCGAAGGCTACCAGCTCGTCCTCGCCGTCTCCGAAGACGATCCCGAGAAGGAGCTGCAGCAGGTTCAGGCGCTGCGCGAAGCGCGGGTCGCGGGCGTGCTGGTGGCGGCGACCGCGAGCCCGCGCCGCGACACGATCCAGATGCTGAAGCAGCTGCCGACCGTGCAGTTCCTGCGCCGCCATCCCGGCATTGCCGGCCATTCCGTGCGCGCGGACGACGTGCTCGGCATCCAGAAGGCGACCGCGCATCTGATCGGGCTCGGCCATCGCCGCATCGGGTATGTCGGCGTGACCGAGGAGCTCAGCACCGGCCGCGCCCGCGCGGACGGCTATCGCAACGCCTTCCTCGAGGCCCGGCTCAAGCCGAATGCCGGCCTAATGCGGCTGGGCGCGCCCCGGCCGGAGTTCGGCCGCGAAGCACTGATCGAGCTTCTGGGCCTCGCCAACCCGCCCACCGCCATCGTGGTGGCGAGCCCGCGCCTCATGCTGGGCGTGCTCGAAGGCGTCAACCGGCTGCAGCTTTCGATCCCCGAGGATCTCTCTCTGGTCGCTTACAGCGATCTCGACTGGTATCGCGTCTGGCAGCCCGCCATCACGGCGGTGGCGCTGCCCGTCGCCGACATGGCGGCCACAGCGGCCCTGTTCCTGTTCCGGCAGATCCAGCAGCGCAGCACCGAAGGTGCGGGCTCGAGCACGCCTTTCGAGCCGATCCTCAACCCGCGCGGCAGCAGCGCCGCCTTGCCCGCGACCTTGAAACCCGTGAAGAGCGCGCGGCGATGA